A genomic segment from Lutibacter sp. A80 encodes:
- a CDS encoding biotin/lipoyl-containing protein, with the protein MKTYKFKVNENGYTVNVKSHEDNIINLEVNGTNYVVEMSKEIKKTKTPTLVRSASKRPAEPLKVSPTASQTTKVVAPIPGVVLSLDIKVGDTLKVGDRMLVLEAMKMENNIVCEKAGTVTAINVAVGQQVLQDQAMIELE; encoded by the coding sequence ATGAAAACTTATAAATTTAAAGTAAACGAAAACGGCTATACAGTTAATGTAAAGTCACACGAAGATAATATTATTAACCTAGAAGTAAATGGTACTAACTATGTTGTAGAAATGAGTAAGGAAATTAAAAAAACAAAAACTCCTACTCTTGTACGCTCTGCATCAAAAAGACCTGCAGAACCTTTAAAAGTTAGTCCAACAGCATCTCAAACTACTAAAGTTGTTGCTCCAATTCCAGGAGTAGTATTATCTCTTGACATAAAAGTTGGTGATACTCTTAAAGTTGGTGATAGAATGCTAGTATTAGAAGCAATGAAAATGGAAAACAATATTGTTTGTGAAAAAGCAGGTACTGTTACTGCCATTAACGTAGCGGTTGGACAACAAGTGCTTCAAGACCAAGCAATGATTGAACTAGAATAA
- a CDS encoding OadG family protein: MFIPLMSDQINEGYVILITGLLIVFSALVILAMFFKYGLPLLLYVYKIITKGKDKKISEIKVEADKDFTGEIAAAIGASIHMYLGEQHDHESGILTIKQVKKTYSPWSSKIYGMQNRF; encoded by the coding sequence ATGTTTATACCTTTAATGTCAGATCAAATTAACGAAGGATACGTTATATTGATAACAGGTTTGTTAATTGTTTTTAGCGCTTTAGTAATACTAGCTATGTTCTTTAAATATGGACTACCACTATTGCTTTATGTTTATAAAATAATTACCAAAGGAAAAGATAAAAAAATTAGCGAAATTAAAGTAGAAGCCGATAAAGATTTTACTGGAGAAATTGCAGCTGCTATTGGTGCATCTATCCATATGTATTTAGGCGAACAACACGATCACGAAAGCGGAATTTTAACAATAAAACAAGTTAAAAAAACATATTCACCTTGGAGTTCCAAAATTTATGGAATGCAAAACAGATTTTAA